In the genome of Natronorubrum sediminis, one region contains:
- a CDS encoding adenylosuccinate synthase, producing the protein MTVTIVGSQLGDEGKGGVVDLYGDAADVVARYQGGDNAGHTVVHDGEKYKLSLVPSGAVRGKVGVLGNGCVVNPETLFDEIDTLRERGLEPDVRVAERAHVILPYHRALDGIEEAEKEDLAAGTTKRGIGPTYEDKAGRRGVRIGDLLDPDVLRERLEYVVPQKKALAEEVFDKETGEEFDIDALYETYREYGERLENEDMTVDCGSFLQARIDDGDNVMLEGAQGTSLDIDHGVYPYVTSSNPTAGGATVGTGLGPTVVGDGEVVGIVKAYLSRVGTGPLPTELGGVADQTPAYDADDGAGEAEEELATYIRDEGGEYGTVTGRPRRVGWLDMPMLRHAARANGFTGLTINHIDVLAGLEEVKVGHSYEFDGEEIFTMPPTTEQWGRCEATFKTFDGWSEVDWAEVAAEGYDAVPDNAQTYLEYISDELDTPIYAIGVGPGREETVIVENPYDSQ; encoded by the coding sequence ATGACCGTCACAATCGTCGGGTCCCAACTCGGCGACGAAGGCAAGGGTGGCGTCGTCGACCTGTATGGCGACGCTGCCGATGTCGTCGCCCGGTATCAGGGCGGAGACAACGCCGGGCATACCGTCGTTCACGACGGTGAGAAGTACAAGCTATCGCTCGTTCCCTCGGGCGCCGTCAGAGGGAAAGTCGGCGTCCTCGGCAACGGCTGTGTCGTCAACCCCGAAACGCTGTTCGACGAGATCGACACGCTCCGCGAGCGCGGGCTCGAACCCGACGTGCGCGTCGCCGAGCGCGCGCACGTTATTCTCCCCTATCACCGCGCGCTCGATGGAATCGAAGAAGCGGAGAAAGAAGACCTCGCCGCCGGCACGACCAAACGCGGTATCGGGCCGACCTACGAGGACAAAGCGGGACGTCGCGGCGTTCGAATCGGCGACCTGCTCGACCCCGACGTGCTCCGCGAGCGACTCGAGTACGTCGTGCCACAGAAGAAAGCCCTCGCAGAAGAGGTCTTCGACAAGGAGACCGGCGAGGAGTTCGACATCGACGCACTCTACGAGACCTACCGCGAGTACGGCGAGCGCCTCGAAAACGAAGACATGACCGTCGATTGCGGAAGCTTCTTGCAAGCACGAATCGACGACGGCGACAACGTCATGCTCGAGGGTGCACAGGGAACGTCACTCGACATCGACCACGGCGTCTATCCCTACGTGACGTCCTCGAACCCGACAGCGGGCGGGGCGACCGTCGGCACCGGACTCGGACCGACCGTCGTCGGCGACGGTGAGGTCGTCGGCATCGTCAAGGCGTACCTCTCCCGAGTCGGCACCGGTCCGCTTCCAACCGAACTCGGCGGCGTCGCGGATCAGACGCCAGCGTACGACGCGGACGACGGTGCTGGGGAAGCCGAAGAAGAACTCGCGACCTACATCCGCGACGAGGGCGGCGAGTACGGGACCGTCACCGGTCGTCCACGGCGCGTCGGCTGGCTCGACATGCCGATGCTTCGCCACGCTGCTCGCGCGAACGGCTTTACCGGGTTGACGATCAACCACATCGACGTCCTGGCTGGACTCGAGGAAGTGAAAGTTGGCCACTCCTACGAGTTCGACGGAGAGGAAATCTTCACGATGCCCCCAACTACCGAGCAGTGGGGCCGCTGTGAGGCGACCTTCAAAACCTTCGATGGCTGGTCTGAGGTGGACTGGGCCGAGGTTGCAGCGGAGGGCTACGACGCCGTTCCCGACAACGCACAAACGTACCTCGAGTACATCAGCGATGAACTCGACACGCCGATTTACGCGATCGGTGTCGGTCCCGGCCGCGAGGAGACCGTCATCGTCGAGAACCCATACGACAGTCAGTAG
- a CDS encoding class I SAM-dependent methyltransferase, with product MADQQDPPTTDDLARRADVRDTYDEIATHFASTREYAWPEVESFVDAHAASNSRSGTRVGLDLGCGNCRHAELLVDTCETVVGLDASAGLLETGRERAHERGFEVALCQGDAATLPLATNTVDIAVYVATLHHLPTQRARQASLDELARVLDPDGRALISAWSTAHDKFDETDGFDTTIEWTLPGGETVDRFYHIYAPDEFDADLEASDLDVLEWELSSGNCYATVAGSESDLDE from the coding sequence ATGGCCGACCAGCAGGACCCACCGACGACGGACGACCTCGCGCGTCGTGCCGACGTCCGGGATACGTACGACGAGATTGCGACTCACTTCGCGTCGACCAGAGAGTACGCCTGGCCGGAGGTCGAATCGTTCGTCGACGCGCACGCGGCGTCGAACTCACGCTCCGGTACTCGAGTCGGTCTCGACCTCGGCTGTGGCAACTGCCGGCACGCCGAGTTGCTCGTCGATACTTGCGAGACCGTCGTCGGCCTCGACGCTAGTGCTGGCCTCCTCGAGACTGGCCGCGAGCGTGCACACGAACGTGGATTCGAGGTCGCACTCTGTCAGGGAGATGCTGCGACGCTCCCCCTAGCTACTAACACCGTCGACATCGCCGTTTACGTCGCGACGCTTCACCACCTTCCAACCCAACGGGCCCGGCAGGCGAGTCTCGACGAATTGGCGCGCGTCCTCGACCCCGACGGGAGAGCACTGATCAGCGCGTGGTCGACCGCTCACGATAAATTCGACGAAACCGACGGCTTCGATACGACCATCGAGTGGACGCTTCCCGGCGGGGAAACCGTCGACCGATTCTATCACATCTACGCTCCCGACGAGTTCGACGCTGACCTCGAGGCGAGCGACCTCGACGTCCTCGAGTGGGAACTCTCGAGTGGGAACTGTTATGCGACGGTCGCAGGTTCTGAATCAGATCTCGACGAATGA
- a CDS encoding DUF7527 domain-containing protein has translation MEPRTKERAEQWDSRPFSGGYDGLSDLASSDFSGAVVSAGTWLFMLNGRIVGVIDGELESFEAASGTIYDAPHPALPLLCTMEETGGETRARYYTNKTPLREVDETLQRNSFTGYVELSENVLSGDYYAVYYGGRRMAAAYIGNAERLLTGEEAFERADDEVGIYEVRDVEIDVADVPGRTPDDASTKTQASSEPVPETETTSAPKTEPTASSSHEHTSDSEPPAPETPDVQDDSADDASTTPSSSPIESIDIAESTAEPDDRTPRGRSIEDIALEETLGDETPADASNAADHADASTPTETEEIDLESAPSGITSSSVETHTYSDPEDQSVTESNEQSPTEPDTGVPAEHSTETPGDGIDPSPSADRQPRESTPKTTETQSAVSTETADEPEDESSADGNADTSDPGPDLAEVEAAAEQLEQNDISWTEDDVDATTEETETAENDERFDEEEQWRETRNIPSIDPENTQKPTTTAEAATHTDPDSRSAASQSSTDATTAQSTTQRETQRQRTTPSESAPGRREPTPSSQEQDGRVADLTEQVESLEDQRDALVRKYEELEADRDRLKSENEELSSTVERLQARIDDLEQSLQQARETQAPSPAETDSTPTRTELSRQRALSDTNLFVRYASKSQPTLDTAHDANADRSEVASNLRLEHHTGFDAADVAVDGEPFEDFLTGTMEHQFVTWLTETVLYEVRDTGKADALADLYDAIPRIDRAELGASISLADDETEHVPDEVTFDVVAFDKMGNPLVVANLNDSRQPATQGMLEEMEEAASAVKANYQTLAAAMVITSSYFEPGALEVTERATGGGFLSRGSKLSYVSLSRKQGYHLCLVEARSEGFHMNVPEL, from the coding sequence ATGGAACCGCGCACGAAAGAGCGCGCCGAACAATGGGATTCTCGCCCGTTCAGCGGCGGATACGACGGCCTCTCCGATCTCGCCTCGAGTGATTTCTCGGGCGCCGTCGTCAGCGCCGGAACGTGGCTGTTCATGCTCAACGGTCGCATCGTCGGCGTCATCGACGGAGAACTCGAGTCGTTCGAAGCCGCCTCAGGGACGATCTACGACGCACCACACCCCGCGTTGCCGTTGCTCTGTACGATGGAAGAGACGGGCGGAGAGACACGAGCGAGGTACTATACCAACAAAACTCCGCTTCGAGAGGTCGACGAAACGTTACAGCGTAATTCGTTCACCGGCTACGTCGAACTCAGCGAAAACGTTCTGAGTGGCGACTACTACGCCGTCTACTACGGCGGTCGCCGGATGGCAGCCGCCTACATCGGCAACGCCGAACGGTTGCTCACCGGCGAAGAAGCGTTCGAACGGGCCGACGACGAGGTCGGGATTTACGAGGTCCGAGACGTCGAAATCGACGTCGCTGACGTTCCCGGACGGACACCTGATGACGCCAGTACAAAGACACAGGCAAGTTCCGAACCTGTCCCCGAGACCGAGACGACTTCTGCCCCTAAGACCGAGCCGACTGCTTCCTCGAGCCACGAACACACGAGCGACTCGGAACCTCCCGCTCCGGAGACGCCAGACGTGCAGGATGACTCGGCGGACGACGCATCGACCACCCCTTCGTCGTCCCCAATCGAGTCGATCGACATCGCGGAATCGACGGCGGAGCCAGACGATCGAACGCCGAGGGGGCGGTCGATCGAAGATATCGCACTCGAGGAAACGCTGGGCGATGAGACGCCTGCCGATGCGTCCAACGCGGCGGATCACGCCGACGCCTCGACGCCGACTGAAACCGAGGAGATCGATCTCGAGTCGGCTCCCAGTGGCATCACTTCCTCGAGCGTCGAGACGCACACGTACTCGGATCCGGAAGACCAGTCGGTAACCGAATCGAACGAACAATCACCGACCGAACCGGACACCGGAGTACCGGCCGAGCACTCAACTGAGACTCCTGGGGACGGAATCGACCCCTCGCCGTCTGCTGATCGACAGCCCCGAGAGTCGACGCCGAAGACGACGGAGACCCAATCTGCTGTGTCGACCGAGACGGCCGACGAACCAGAGGACGAGTCGAGTGCTGATGGAAACGCTGATACGTCCGATCCAGGACCAGACCTCGCCGAGGTCGAAGCTGCCGCAGAACAGTTAGAGCAGAACGATATTTCCTGGACGGAAGACGACGTCGACGCCACGACTGAAGAAACTGAGACAGCAGAAAACGACGAGCGCTTCGATGAAGAAGAACAGTGGCGGGAAACGCGGAATATTCCGTCGATCGACCCCGAGAACACGCAGAAACCGACGACAACTGCCGAGGCTGCGACGCACACCGACCCTGATTCGAGGTCGGCCGCGTCCCAGTCGTCGACGGACGCGACGACCGCACAATCGACGACGCAGAGAGAAACACAACGACAACGTACGACTCCAAGCGAGTCAGCGCCCGGTCGACGGGAGCCCACTCCCTCGAGTCAGGAGCAAGACGGTCGTGTCGCAGATCTCACCGAACAGGTCGAGTCCCTCGAGGACCAACGCGACGCACTCGTCAGGAAGTACGAGGAGTTAGAAGCTGACCGGGACAGACTCAAATCCGAAAACGAGGAGCTTTCCTCGACGGTCGAGCGCTTGCAGGCCCGAATCGACGATCTCGAGCAGTCCCTACAGCAGGCGCGCGAGACGCAGGCTCCGAGCCCCGCAGAGACGGATTCGACGCCAACACGAACCGAACTGTCGCGCCAGCGAGCGCTTTCCGACACGAACCTCTTCGTTCGATACGCCTCGAAGAGTCAACCGACGCTCGATACGGCTCACGACGCGAACGCCGATCGGAGCGAGGTCGCTTCGAATCTGCGTCTCGAGCATCATACGGGGTTCGATGCCGCCGATGTCGCAGTCGATGGAGAGCCATTCGAGGACTTTCTGACCGGGACGATGGAACACCAGTTTGTCACGTGGTTGACCGAAACGGTGCTCTACGAGGTTCGAGACACCGGAAAGGCTGACGCGCTCGCCGATCTCTACGACGCAATTCCGCGAATCGATCGCGCGGAGCTGGGTGCGTCGATCTCGCTCGCCGACGACGAGACTGAACACGTTCCCGACGAGGTTACGTTCGACGTCGTCGCGTTCGACAAGATGGGCAATCCACTCGTCGTCGCGAACCTCAACGACTCGCGCCAGCCCGCAACGCAGGGAATGCTCGAGGAGATGGAAGAAGCCGCCTCGGCAGTCAAGGCGAACTATCAGACGCTCGCGGCGGCGATGGTCATCACCTCGAGTTACTTCGAACCGGGCGCACTCGAGGTCACCGAACGAGCGACCGGAGGAGGGTTCCTCAGCCGCGGTTCGAAGCTGAGTTACGTCTCACTCTCGCGAAAACAGGGGTATCACCTCTGTCTCGTCGAGGCTCGCTCGGAAGGCTTCCATATGAACGTCCCCGAGTTGTAG
- a CDS encoding methytransferase partner Trm112, whose protein sequence is MKESLLEILCCPLDKHELELEDAEYETDEDDSEEIIDGTLVCEECGERYPLEDGIPNLLPPDMREESPA, encoded by the coding sequence ATGAAGGAGTCGTTGCTGGAGATCCTCTGTTGTCCGCTCGACAAACACGAACTGGAACTCGAGGACGCCGAGTACGAAACCGACGAAGACGACAGCGAGGAGATTATCGACGGAACGCTCGTCTGCGAAGAGTGTGGTGAACGATACCCCCTCGAAGACGGTATTCCGAACCTGCTTCCACCGGATATGCGCGAGGAGTCCCCGGCCTAA
- a CDS encoding zinc-dependent alcohol dehydrogenase, producing MKALTWHGEQDVRVEEVPKPELANPTDAIIEVTATAICGSDLLLYNGYMPGMREGDVLGHEPMGEVVEVGRDVETLEVGDRVVVPFTISCGSCWFCGNDMFSLCDNSNPNAELASKVMGHSPAGLLGFSHLLGGYAGGQAEYLRVPYADVGPITIDSDLPDEQVLFLSDIFPTGYMAAENADIEDGDTVAVWGCGPVGQFAIQSAWMFGANQVVAIDRVQERLDMANDHGDAVTINFEHEDVYDRLQSLTGGRGPDRCIDAVGTEAHGTGLEGVTDQVKQEMHLQDDRPYVLREAIKCCRKGGTLSVPGVYIRESDNIPFGPLMNKALTVKSGQTHVQHYLDPLLEKIEDGEIDPSFVITHQTSLEDGPDMYETFNDKDDDCIKVVMTP from the coding sequence ATGAAAGCACTCACCTGGCACGGCGAACAGGACGTCCGCGTCGAGGAGGTTCCAAAACCCGAACTCGCGAATCCGACGGACGCGATTATCGAGGTGACGGCGACTGCGATCTGCGGTTCCGACCTCCTCCTCTACAACGGGTACATGCCCGGTATGCGCGAGGGCGACGTGCTCGGGCACGAGCCAATGGGTGAGGTAGTCGAAGTCGGCCGCGACGTCGAAACGCTCGAGGTCGGCGACCGCGTCGTCGTCCCGTTCACGATTAGCTGTGGCTCGTGTTGGTTCTGTGGAAACGACATGTTCTCGCTCTGTGACAACTCGAACCCGAACGCCGAACTGGCGAGCAAAGTGATGGGTCACTCGCCGGCCGGCCTCCTCGGGTTCTCACATCTCTTAGGAGGATACGCCGGGGGGCAGGCAGAGTACCTTCGGGTTCCCTACGCCGACGTCGGTCCAATTACGATCGACTCGGATCTGCCGGACGAGCAGGTTCTCTTCCTTTCCGACATCTTCCCAACGGGGTACATGGCCGCCGAGAACGCCGACATCGAGGACGGCGACACCGTCGCCGTCTGGGGGTGTGGTCCAGTGGGTCAGTTCGCCATCCAGAGCGCCTGGATGTTCGGTGCGAATCAGGTCGTGGCGATCGACCGCGTTCAGGAGCGCTTGGACATGGCGAACGATCACGGCGATGCCGTGACCATTAATTTCGAACACGAGGACGTCTACGACCGACTGCAGAGCCTCACCGGCGGCCGGGGTCCGGACCGGTGTATCGACGCCGTCGGCACGGAAGCCCACGGCACCGGCCTCGAGGGAGTAACTGACCAGGTCAAGCAGGAAATGCACCTTCAGGACGACCGTCCGTACGTTCTCCGCGAAGCAATCAAGTGTTGTCGAAAGGGCGGGACGCTCTCGGTCCCCGGCGTCTACATCAGGGAATCGGACAACATCCCTTTCGGTCCGCTGATGAACAAGGCCCTGACGGTGAAATCCGGACAAACCCACGTCCAACACTACCTCGATCCCCTCCTCGAGAAAATCGAAGACGGCGAGATCGATCCCTCGTTCGTCATTACGCATCAAACGTCGCTCGAGGACGGCCCCGATATGTACGAGACGTTCAACGACAAGGACGACGACTGTATCAAGGTCGTGATGACTCCCTGA
- a CDS encoding DUF5793 family protein has translation MRREHFTVTVSNIEWAETNGEPRKPEVSIDVTGSTTMLRERLTGPDGELLDAGETDVSLRLQAPLDTDTTGVISVANRVTGEFVLELNETAENVLTFIQAARSYGESETEDDGRYEVELLLEGEQFVTYDKQTFLVYDVDGNLMRQHSLIPSGVEL, from the coding sequence ATGAGGCGCGAGCACTTCACAGTAACTGTCAGCAATATCGAGTGGGCCGAGACCAACGGCGAGCCACGGAAACCTGAAGTATCGATCGACGTCACTGGCTCGACGACGATGCTCCGCGAGCGCCTTACAGGGCCCGACGGCGAACTCCTCGATGCCGGTGAAACCGACGTCTCCCTTCGGCTTCAGGCGCCACTGGACACCGACACGACAGGCGTAATCAGCGTTGCAAATCGTGTCACTGGCGAGTTCGTCCTCGAGCTCAACGAAACCGCCGAGAACGTGCTGACGTTTATCCAGGCGGCCCGGAGTTACGGTGAGAGCGAGACGGAAGACGACGGTCGGTACGAAGTTGAACTCCTCCTCGAGGGTGAGCAGTTCGTTACCTACGACAAACAGACCTTTCTGGTCTACGACGTCGACGGGAATCTCATGCGTCAACACAGCCTGATTCCGAGTGGCGTCGAACTCTAA
- a CDS encoding GNAT family N-acetyltransferase, translating to MEFELLGWPADGPTLRLDYERFSYAGKFVMSNTGKAVARIDAEGDDPDSDQQADDIVAAVAFNEDRTDSSTLWLRYVTVERAHRGEGIGPALCSFVRERALERGYERLRIAVNNPFAYEALYRSGFAFTGETTGIAELVLEYPSPNPAKDTDDIDDRDERYQSGLEEFRDRELSADEHAFLDDRRHDGAPGLETDASPRGHDTSRDTPRGHDTSRGGRR from the coding sequence GTGGAGTTCGAACTACTCGGCTGGCCAGCCGACGGTCCGACCCTCCGACTCGATTACGAGCGCTTTAGCTACGCCGGCAAGTTCGTCATGTCGAACACGGGGAAGGCCGTGGCCAGAATCGACGCCGAGGGAGACGACCCGGATTCCGACCAGCAAGCCGACGACATCGTCGCTGCCGTCGCGTTCAACGAAGACCGAACCGACTCGAGTACCCTCTGGCTTCGGTACGTCACCGTCGAACGAGCCCACCGAGGTGAGGGTATCGGCCCAGCGCTCTGCTCGTTCGTGCGCGAGCGCGCCCTCGAGCGCGGCTACGAACGGCTTCGGATCGCCGTCAACAACCCCTTCGCCTACGAAGCCCTCTACCGGAGTGGCTTCGCGTTCACCGGTGAGACGACCGGCATCGCCGAACTCGTCCTCGAGTATCCCTCGCCCAACCCGGCCAAAGACACCGACGACATCGATGACAGGGATGAGCGCTATCAGTCCGGCCTCGAGGAATTTCGCGACCGAGAGCTCTCAGCGGACGAACACGCGTTCCTCGACGACCGACGACACGACGGTGCACCCGGCCTCGAGACCGACGCCAGCCCCCGGGGTCACGATACCAGTCGCGACACTCCCCGCGGCCACGATACCAGTCGCGGCGGCCGCCGGTAA
- a CDS encoding DUF7524 family protein — MPQEVTVHVNRGSTDSLEAAVSALETRGSFNLLLDGHERPAHVHCRLHGDLERIATLETSNYYVETEGETVVPVHVAAENLESAIEGQLEVVTGYGSETVTVPVVVKPAPGPVDVDESLAEPANPTPEPSPLERVVTTSGLDPATLAVVALGLVAIGIATVTAATVGGTLSMIGVGIVAVGFCVALVLLVR; from the coding sequence GTGCCCCAGGAGGTCACCGTTCACGTCAATCGCGGGTCCACAGATTCGCTCGAGGCAGCCGTCAGTGCTCTCGAGACGCGTGGTTCGTTCAACCTGCTACTCGATGGCCACGAACGACCCGCACACGTCCACTGCCGTCTGCACGGCGACCTCGAGCGAATCGCCACGCTGGAGACGTCGAACTATTACGTCGAGACCGAGGGTGAAACGGTCGTTCCCGTTCACGTCGCTGCCGAGAATCTCGAGAGCGCAATCGAGGGGCAACTCGAGGTCGTCACGGGCTACGGTTCCGAGACGGTCACAGTGCCCGTCGTCGTCAAACCCGCACCGGGGCCAGTCGACGTCGACGAGTCACTCGCCGAACCGGCCAACCCGACACCGGAGCCGTCTCCGCTCGAGCGTGTCGTTACGACGAGTGGGCTCGATCCGGCGACTCTCGCCGTCGTCGCCCTCGGGCTCGTCGCCATCGGAATCGCGACGGTAACGGCAGCGACGGTCGGTGGAACGCTTTCGATGATCGGCGTCGGGATCGTCGCCGTCGGCTTTTGTGTCGCACTCGTTCTGTTGGTCAGATAG
- a CDS encoding UPF0058 family protein — protein MHKDELLELHEELVVIMEYFSQREDVDEELFDPYHQLDVDPSHVHKSKSEHKHAVFVLGNALAKGMSEDEFSSAGRIGKRMKELADDAESKI, from the coding sequence ATGCATAAAGACGAACTCCTCGAGCTCCACGAAGAACTCGTCGTGATTATGGAGTATTTCTCCCAGCGGGAGGACGTCGACGAAGAACTGTTCGACCCGTACCATCAACTCGACGTCGACCCCTCACACGTCCACAAATCCAAAAGTGAGCACAAACACGCCGTATTCGTACTCGGCAACGCCCTCGCGAAGGGAATGAGCGAAGACGAGTTCTCGAGTGCCGGTCGAATTGGCAAACGAATGAAGGAATTAGCCGACGACGCCGAGTCGAAAATATAG
- a CDS encoding DR2241 family protein gives MDRTSPEFEAILETVTDEERIAFDGLTIERNGDGYTVETPAGTQTGLEQSDLPQALEPVSAYVTNWYYWQRTVGGEDTARRAFLRWCERAPIETGENTREGKTDTNDRETTANDGENATTEARTLVTADDGTVAVPARDEALRDGIDREWGELVVTTRLVDDVDRPESERVYDCWHVDDAETDLAELEVYDDPRAARELATHDEDGRYRPLKTAPTLVSGWAFTGLSGAELVDTIGFFYPATVANWHREQRDMLDVDHWLETADRQSGIYDVVDELPREAVEWMTEACCVDSQCLRRREWHFEEDDELDVDGGDGQFPCREPCSLVIAAARSWAILESEDEHTYELELTTSELNQLTEIVDAVADGRTDEIREADVNDGANRFRARYLRAKRFDDDGGFTAQRRADETDAD, from the coding sequence GTGGACCGAACGTCACCCGAATTCGAAGCGATCCTCGAGACCGTCACCGACGAGGAGCGTATCGCGTTCGACGGACTCACCATCGAACGAAACGGCGACGGGTACACCGTCGAGACCCCCGCCGGCACGCAGACGGGTCTCGAGCAATCGGATCTTCCCCAAGCACTCGAGCCAGTCTCAGCGTACGTCACGAACTGGTACTACTGGCAACGGACGGTCGGTGGCGAGGACACCGCCCGTCGAGCGTTCCTTCGGTGGTGTGAACGAGCACCGATAGAGACCGGAGAAAATACTAGAGAAGGGAAAACAGACACCAACGACAGGGAAACAACTGCCAACGACGGAGAGAACGCCACGACCGAGGCACGTACCCTCGTGACAGCCGACGACGGAACCGTCGCGGTCCCGGCGCGCGACGAGGCGCTTCGAGACGGAATCGACAGGGAGTGGGGCGAACTCGTTGTGACGACACGGCTTGTCGACGACGTCGATCGACCCGAGAGCGAACGCGTCTACGACTGTTGGCACGTAGACGACGCCGAGACCGATCTCGCCGAACTCGAGGTCTACGACGACCCGCGTGCGGCACGGGAGCTCGCAACGCACGACGAGGACGGCCGCTATCGGCCGTTGAAAACGGCTCCAACGCTCGTCTCCGGGTGGGCGTTCACCGGCCTTTCGGGAGCCGAACTCGTCGACACGATCGGCTTCTTCTACCCCGCGACGGTCGCTAACTGGCATCGCGAGCAACGCGACATGCTCGACGTCGACCACTGGCTCGAGACGGCAGACCGCCAGAGCGGCATCTACGACGTCGTCGACGAACTGCCACGCGAGGCCGTCGAGTGGATGACCGAAGCCTGCTGTGTCGACTCCCAGTGTCTTCGCCGACGCGAGTGGCACTTCGAGGAAGACGACGAACTCGACGTCGACGGCGGCGACGGGCAGTTCCCGTGTCGAGAGCCGTGCTCGCTCGTAATCGCCGCCGCTCGATCGTGGGCCATCCTCGAGTCCGAGGACGAGCACACGTACGAACTCGAGTTGACGACGAGCGAACTCAACCAGCTCACAGAGATCGTCGACGCCGTTGCCGACGGACGAACGGACGAGATACGCGAAGCGGACGTCAACGACGGCGCGAACCGATTCCGCGCCCGATACCTTCGTGCCAAGCGATTCGACGACGATGGTGGATTCACGGCCCAAAGACGAGCAGACGAAACTGACGCCGACTAA
- a CDS encoding ABC transporter ATP-binding protein: MANGQLLTTAAEEQVPESHAHDVVLQLDSVAKHYGSEAVIPDLSLSVRDGEILTLLGPSGCGKTTTLRLIAGLERPDTGTIQLRNDDVAGNGRFVPPEERGVGVVFQEFALFPHLSARENVAFGLQEWPEDERDARVEELLDLVGLESQGESYPDELSGGQQQRIALARSLAPEPAMLLLDEPFSNLDVDLRVEMREEVRRIIKEAGVTAVSVTHDQEEALSISDRVAVMNDGDVEQIDTPQQVFQQPESRFVAGFLGHASFLSGDVHGDSVDTALGRVLRDDVNGLAEQYDSTSIDLLVRPDDVTAFPASGSEANGHVVYRRYLGPTVLYRVELDSGETIECMHNHSDRIVLDERVAVRVTADHELAWFPANQRTKTETTTTE, from the coding sequence ATGGCGAACGGACAACTACTCACGACGGCGGCCGAGGAACAAGTTCCGGAGTCACACGCCCATGATGTGGTTCTCCAGCTCGATAGCGTCGCGAAACACTACGGCAGTGAAGCGGTCATTCCGGACCTCTCGTTGTCAGTTCGCGACGGTGAAATTCTCACGTTGCTCGGCCCATCTGGCTGTGGAAAAACGACGACACTCCGTCTTATTGCTGGCCTCGAGCGACCCGATACCGGGACGATCCAGCTTCGCAACGACGACGTTGCTGGCAACGGCAGATTCGTCCCACCGGAAGAACGCGGCGTCGGGGTCGTGTTTCAAGAGTTCGCCTTGTTCCCCCACCTGAGCGCCCGTGAAAACGTCGCATTCGGCCTACAGGAGTGGCCGGAAGACGAACGCGACGCTCGAGTCGAAGAACTCCTCGACCTCGTTGGCCTCGAGTCACAGGGTGAGAGTTATCCGGACGAGCTCTCGGGCGGCCAACAACAGCGAATCGCGCTCGCCCGGTCGCTCGCCCCGGAACCGGCGATGTTGCTACTCGATGAACCCTTCTCGAATCTCGACGTCGACTTGCGCGTCGAAATGCGAGAGGAGGTTCGTCGGATCATCAAAGAAGCCGGTGTCACTGCGGTTTCGGTCACGCACGATCAAGAAGAGGCGCTGTCGATTTCCGACCGCGTCGCCGTGATGAACGACGGCGATGTCGAACAGATAGATACGCCCCAGCAGGTGTTCCAGCAACCCGAATCCCGCTTTGTAGCGGGCTTTCTCGGACACGCGAGTTTCCTCTCGGGTGACGTTCACGGTGATAGCGTCGACACGGCACTCGGTCGAGTCCTCCGCGACGACGTTAACGGACTCGCAGAGCAATACGACAGCACCAGTATCGACTTACTCGTTCGACCCGACGACGTCACGGCATTTCCGGCGTCCGGGTCGGAAGCCAACGGTCACGTCGTCTATCGACGGTATCTCGGGCCGACAGTGCTCTACCGCGTCGAACTCGACTCCGGTGAGACGATCGAGTGCATGCACAACCACTCGGATCGAATCGTCTTAGACGAACGCGTCGCCGTTCGCGTCACCGCCGACCACGAACTCGCGTGGTTCCCCGCTAACCAGCGGACGAAGACAGAGACGACCACAACAGAGTAA